The sequence CTCTATTTAACCACCCTTACACACGGGAACCTTTCCCGCCATGCGGTAGCGCAAGCGTTCTCGCTTTTTGATGTGCTTAACAGCATTGAACGCATGGGTGACTGCGGAGAAAAAATTGCCCGTATTTTGGAAAAATTCCACACCAAGCAACCGTTCTCTACGACTGCGGTGGACGATTTGGAAAGCATTGCCAAATTGACCAAAGTAATCACCAAACGCACCCGCCGCGTACTTGTGGACTTCCAACAAACCACCAAACAAGGTCAAGCCCGCGCAGAACAAACTTTCCGCGATGCTTTAACCGACGAAGAACAATTAAACGCCATGCGTAAACAATTGTTAAAAGACCGCCGCGAACGCATCTTAACAGGGAAGGAAGAAGCCTCCCCGGATTCTATCACCGCGTATGCCGATATCTTAAACAACTTTGAAAGAATCGGCGACTACGCCATGCGTGTAAACGAAACCATTTTGGGTATGCGTGCGGACGACTTAACCGCCCAAGAAACACCCGAAAATGCGGACAAACCGCAAGAGGTTTTATAATATGAAATTCTCCCCCGCGATACTTCTTCAGGATATGGCATCTTTTTTCCCGATGCTTTGGGCGGTATTGCGGGGGAAATACAAAATGCCCTGGGGCACTTTTTGCTGGGGTATTTTGTGTTTGATTTATGTGATTAGCCCCATTGATATCTTGCCTGAATTTTTACCCGTTTTAGGCATCACGGACGACGGAGCCTTTGTGTTATTGGTATTAACGCTTTTACATAAAGATTTAGAAAACTTCCGCCAAGAAAAAAAAGAACAGGAAAATGTAATAGAAGCAGAAGTAATTTCCGACAAAAACAACTAACCCTTTTGCGTGCTGGAATTTTTCTGCACGCCTTTTTTATATTAAACATATGAAAAAACTATTCAAAATACTACTTAAAATGGCCCTCGTACTCGCGGTATTGGGGATAGCGGGGTTGATTACCCTTCGGCTGATGTTTCCGCCCGAAAAAGTAAAAACCCTGGCTTTAGACTATGCAAAAAATAATTTGCATCGGGAAATGTCCTTCGACAAACTTTCCTTTAATTTAATCGGCGTTACTTTGGAAAATTTTGCCCTTTCCGAAAGTTCCACCTTTCAGGAAGGCACTTTTGTAAAAGCCGATAAATTAGTAGTAAAAGTGGCGCTTCTTCCGTTACTTAAAAAACGGGTAGAAATTTCCACCATTGAAATAGACGGGTTAGATGTAAACATTGTAAAGCAAAAAGACGGCGCATTTAATTTTGATTCGCTCCTCTCTTCTTCCTCTACTCCCGCCGAGGCCGCAACCGCCGACCCTGTCGAAAAAACCGCAGAAACGGATACTTCTTCCTCTTTAGTGCTGCTGGCCGAAACCATAGAGGTAAAAGATTGCAATTTTTATTATAAGGACTTACAAACGGGCACTTCCACCGAAGTGGAGAAACTTAATATCGAAATTTCCGATTTCGACCTTGCCTCCCCGTTTAATACGGTTATCTCCTTCACGACTGCCTTTGAACAGGACGGAGGAATTTCCGTTTCCGTTCCTGTCACGTTGGACTTTACCGCCTTTTTAGCCAATTTGGAAATGGCAAAAGCCTATGTAAAGGTAAATAAAATTTCAGCTGACTATAAAACGGTAAAATTCTTATTAAAAGGGGAAGTAAATAACTTTGAATCGCCCAAAGCCGACCTGACAGGTTCCTTAAGCGGTATTAACAATCTCGTCTTAGCCGACCTGTTGCCGGACTTGCCCAACTTCACCCTTCCCGTGATTAACTTAACCTTAAAGGCCGATGCCGATTTGAACAACTCCTCCGCGGTTATCAATCAAGTGGCCCTGTCGGTGCGGGACAGTTCCTTCAACTCTTCGGGAAAAGTAAATTGGGGGGGAGCCGCGCCTGCTTATAATCTGACCGGTAACCTTAAAATAGATTTGGCCCAACTCGTACAAATGACCGACACCATCAGCGGCTTTAACCCCGCGGGGCAAATCAGCGGTTCTTTCAAAGCCACGGAAAAAAAGGAAAATAAAGATATCAGCGGTACAATAACCTTAAAAGATGTCACCCTTTTCTACGCACCTTTTACGGCAAAATCCTTAAACGGAACTATCAAATTGGCCTCTTTGGACGATATATCCTGCGATAGTTTCACGGGCCTTCTTAATAACGAAAAATTTACCTCTTCGTTCTCTTACAAAAATGTAAAAGAGGTAATGGCCTTAGCGTTAAACTTAGATTTAGCCGCCCTTAAATTGGACGCGTTCCCGGGCCAAGACACCCCTGAAGAAGAAACGGCTTCAAGCGAAAGCCCCTCTCAAGAAACGCCCGAACAAAATACGGAAAAAACCGGACAAACCCCGGAAACTTTTATGAATATAAAAGCCGATGTAAAAGTGGGCGCGGTACAAGTGCCGTATTTCCGCACGGACGGTTTTTCCATTAAGGCTGACCTTACCCAAATCAGTTCGTCTATGGCCAAATCAAACGGGCAAGTTTCTTTTAATCTTCAACCGGGAGCGATTACGAACTTAGACTCTTTCGTGAAAGAAAACAAAATTGTAAAAATCTTACTTCTGCCCATTACGGTGGTACGCAAAGTAGCCAATATGTTGCATATTGACCTTTTCCCCGCCGAAAACGAAAGCAAAAAAGGGGAAATTACTTTCACCAGCGGAGAAGGTGTTTACACGTTTACAAACGGACTGATGACTTTGGACAAAACTTCCTTCCTATCCAAAGTTACCAATCTGAACGGTACGGGTAAAATTAACTTTGCCACCCAAGCCCTGGATATGAAAGTTTCCGCCACAGTGTTAACCAGCCAAACACCGATTGTCATTAAAATCGGCGGGACGATGGATAACCCCAGCGGAAAGTTAGATGTCGTCAACACCGTTACCTCTGTGGTGGGGGGAATTTTGAACTATAAAACCCCCGGCAAAGTAGTTACCGGAACGGCTGATGCGGCGGCCGCCGTTACCAAAGGGGTTGCCACCACGGCCACCGACACGGTAAAAGGCACCGTAGATGCCGCCAAAGACACGCTTAAATCTATCGGCAGTCTGTTTAAGAAAAAGACAGATACGCAAGAAGAAAACCAATAAACTTGTTTTTCATCGCCCCGTTTCACGGAACGGGGCGTTTCTTTTCTCGTGTTTTAAGCCCCTTTCTTGAGGTAAATTTACTATAATAGATATATGGGACATATTATCCTTATTCTTACCAATTTGGTGTTCCCTTTGGCGGCACTGGGCGTGGTGATAAGTTTTCTGTTATCGCCCCGGCGCGACCTATTAAAAC comes from Elusimicrobium sp. and encodes:
- a CDS encoding DUF1232 domain-containing protein, whose translation is MRTNRKRFYNMKFSPAILLQDMASFFPMLWAVLRGKYKMPWGTFCWGILCLIYVISPIDILPEFLPVLGITDDGAFVLLVLTLLHKDLENFRQEKKEQENVIEAEVISDKNN
- a CDS encoding AsmA family protein, with product MKKLFKILLKMALVLAVLGIAGLITLRLMFPPEKVKTLALDYAKNNLHREMSFDKLSFNLIGVTLENFALSESSTFQEGTFVKADKLVVKVALLPLLKKRVEISTIEIDGLDVNIVKQKDGAFNFDSLLSSSSTPAEAATADPVEKTAETDTSSSLVLLAETIEVKDCNFYYKDLQTGTSTEVEKLNIEISDFDLASPFNTVISFTTAFEQDGGISVSVPVTLDFTAFLANLEMAKAYVKVNKISADYKTVKFLLKGEVNNFESPKADLTGSLSGINNLVLADLLPDLPNFTLPVINLTLKADADLNNSSAVINQVALSVRDSSFNSSGKVNWGGAAPAYNLTGNLKIDLAQLVQMTDTISGFNPAGQISGSFKATEKKENKDISGTITLKDVTLFYAPFTAKSLNGTIKLASLDDISCDSFTGLLNNEKFTSSFSYKNVKEVMALALNLDLAALKLDAFPGQDTPEEETASSESPSQETPEQNTEKTGQTPETFMNIKADVKVGAVQVPYFRTDGFSIKADLTQISSSMAKSNGQVSFNLQPGAITNLDSFVKENKIVKILLLPITVVRKVANMLHIDLFPAENESKKGEITFTSGEGVYTFTNGLMTLDKTSFLSKVTNLNGTGKINFATQALDMKVSATVLTSQTPIVIKIGGTMDNPSGKLDVVNTVTSVVGGILNYKTPGKVVTGTADAAAAVTKGVATTATDTVKGTVDAAKDTLKSIGSLFKKKTDTQEENQ